A single genomic interval of Sphingomonas faeni harbors:
- a CDS encoding FAD binding domain-containing protein, translating into MKPFTYERATTPAEAAAAVVRHPGAKFIAGGTNLLDLMKLEIEAPQHLVDVNTLKLDRIERTPDGGVRIGALVDNTALASDERIRKDYGVLSRAIVAGASGQLRNKATTAGNLLQRTRCPYFYDTNQPCNKRKPGSGCAAIGGYSRQLAVIGVSNACIATYPGDMAIALRVLDAKVETVNAGGQTRTIPMADFHRLPGDTPHIETALAQGELITAVTLPRPIQGTHIYHKVRDRNSYAFALVSIAAVIQRDGRGRVAVGGVAHKPWRVETAEPAMPQGASAVASRLMAGAKPTHDNAFKVPLVERTLAAVMAEAKTA; encoded by the coding sequence ATGAAACCGTTCACGTACGAGCGGGCGACCACGCCTGCTGAAGCTGCGGCCGCTGTCGTGCGCCATCCCGGCGCCAAGTTCATCGCGGGCGGCACCAATCTTCTCGACTTGATGAAGCTCGAGATCGAGGCGCCGCAACATCTCGTCGACGTCAACACGCTCAAGCTGGACCGCATCGAGCGGACACCGGACGGCGGAGTCCGCATTGGCGCGCTGGTCGACAACACCGCTCTGGCGTCAGACGAGCGCATTCGAAAGGATTACGGCGTCCTCAGCCGTGCGATCGTCGCCGGTGCCTCTGGGCAGCTGCGCAATAAGGCCACGACGGCAGGCAATCTGCTCCAGCGGACGCGCTGCCCGTATTTCTACGATACCAATCAGCCGTGCAACAAGCGCAAGCCTGGATCGGGATGCGCTGCGATCGGCGGCTATAGCCGGCAGCTGGCCGTCATAGGCGTCAGCAATGCCTGCATCGCGACCTACCCGGGCGACATGGCCATCGCGCTGCGCGTCCTGGACGCCAAGGTAGAGACGGTCAACGCTGGTGGCCAGACCCGTACAATCCCAATGGCCGACTTTCACCGCCTTCCCGGGGATACGCCGCACATCGAAACGGCGCTCGCGCAGGGCGAGCTGATTACCGCGGTGACACTGCCAAGGCCGATTCAAGGCACGCACATCTACCACAAGGTGCGTGACAGGAACTCCTACGCCTTCGCGCTCGTGTCGATCGCGGCCGTGATCCAGCGTGATGGGCGCGGCCGGGTTGCCGTCGGTGGTGTTGCCCACAAGCCGTGGCGGGTCGAAACAGCAGAGCCGGCGATGCCGCAAGGCGCGTCTGCGGTAGCATCGCGCCTGATGGCCGGCGCAAAGCCCACCCACGACAACGCGTTCAAGGTTCCGCTGGTCGAGCGTACGCTCGCCGCGGTCATGGCAGAGGCCAAGACAGCATGA
- the paoC gene encoding aldehyde oxidoreductase molybdenum-binding subunit PaoC — protein sequence MKFDTPAGTNPIDRLKVVGKPTDRIDGPLKTSGTARYAYEWNDVAPNAAYGYIVGSAIAKGRIAAMDLTEARRAPGVLAIVTAADAGKLGKGKFNTAKLLGGPEIDHYHQAIAVVVAETFEQARAAAGLVRVDYTRSKGRFDLVEGLKTAPLTGGNSGEGSAAPPVDRVGNFERAFAAAPVQLDAQYTTPDQTHAMIEPHATIAAWEGDELTVWTANQMVDWSRTDLATTLGIPKDNIRLVASYVGGGFGGKLWIRADVLLASLGARAAKRPVKLALSRPFMANNTPHRPATVQRVRIGTDRKGRITAFAHESGSGDLPGGQPETAVAQSKLLYAGENRLTSMRLAVLDLPEGNAMRAPGEASGLMALEMAMDEMAEKLGIDPIEFRILNDTQVDPQKPGRQFSQRQLIECLRQGAARFGWNKRHLKPGQVREGHWLIGQGVAVAFRNNLVVPSGARVRLDATGTVTVETDMTDIGTGSYTIIAQTAAEMMGVGLDKVVVRLGDSRFPVSAGSGGQFGANSATAGVYAACVKLRGVVAERLGLDAAVADFADGQVSVGGRRIALGEAARSGEIVVEDKIEFGDLDKKVQQSTFGAHFVEAAVNSYTGQILVRRMLCVCAAGRILNPKSARSQMIGAMTMGVGGALMEELAVDKRFGFFVNHDLAGYEVPVHADIPHQEVIFLEEVDPTSSPMKAKGVGELGLCGIAAAVANAVYNATGVRVRNYPVTLDKFLDKLPMPTVA from the coding sequence ATGAAGTTCGACACGCCTGCGGGCACTAACCCGATTGATCGGCTGAAGGTCGTCGGCAAGCCGACCGACCGCATTGACGGTCCGCTGAAGACATCGGGGACGGCACGCTACGCCTATGAGTGGAACGACGTCGCACCGAACGCCGCCTATGGCTACATCGTCGGCTCGGCGATCGCCAAGGGGCGCATCGCTGCGATGGACCTGACTGAGGCTCGGCGTGCACCCGGCGTGCTGGCGATCGTCACCGCGGCCGATGCCGGCAAGCTTGGAAAGGGTAAGTTCAACACCGCCAAGCTGTTGGGCGGGCCGGAGATCGACCATTACCACCAGGCCATCGCTGTCGTGGTCGCCGAAACCTTCGAGCAGGCGCGCGCCGCAGCCGGACTGGTGCGGGTGGATTACACGCGGAGCAAGGGGCGCTTCGATCTTGTCGAAGGCCTGAAGACGGCGCCGTTGACCGGCGGGAACAGCGGCGAGGGAAGCGCTGCGCCGCCAGTGGATCGAGTGGGCAACTTCGAGAGAGCCTTTGCCGCGGCACCGGTTCAACTCGACGCGCAGTACACCACTCCGGACCAGACCCATGCGATGATCGAACCCCATGCGACCATTGCTGCCTGGGAAGGCGATGAGCTGACCGTCTGGACGGCCAATCAGATGGTGGACTGGAGCCGCACCGATCTGGCGACCACGCTGGGCATTCCGAAGGACAACATCCGGCTCGTTGCCAGTTATGTCGGAGGCGGCTTCGGCGGCAAGCTCTGGATCCGGGCAGATGTCCTGCTGGCGTCGTTGGGCGCCCGCGCCGCCAAGCGCCCAGTCAAGCTGGCGCTAAGCCGGCCCTTCATGGCGAACAACACGCCGCATCGGCCTGCGACCGTGCAGCGAGTCCGCATCGGAACCGACCGGAAGGGCCGCATCACGGCATTTGCGCATGAGAGCGGGTCGGGGGACCTGCCCGGCGGACAACCGGAGACCGCTGTTGCGCAGAGCAAACTGCTCTACGCGGGCGAAAACCGGCTCACGTCGATGCGGCTGGCGGTGCTCGACCTGCCGGAAGGCAATGCGATGCGCGCACCGGGCGAGGCATCGGGTCTGATGGCCCTGGAGATGGCCATGGACGAGATGGCCGAGAAGCTCGGGATCGATCCGATCGAGTTTCGCATCCTGAACGACACGCAGGTCGATCCCCAGAAGCCGGGGCGGCAGTTCTCGCAGCGCCAGCTCATTGAATGCCTCCGCCAAGGTGCGGCTCGTTTCGGCTGGAATAAGCGTCACCTGAAGCCGGGCCAGGTTCGCGAGGGTCATTGGCTGATCGGCCAGGGCGTGGCCGTAGCGTTCCGCAACAATCTCGTCGTGCCGTCGGGCGCGCGAGTTCGGCTTGATGCGACCGGCACGGTCACAGTCGAAACCGACATGACCGACATCGGCACGGGCAGCTACACGATCATCGCGCAGACTGCGGCAGAAATGATGGGCGTGGGCCTCGACAAGGTCGTGGTGCGCCTGGGCGACAGCCGCTTTCCGGTCTCGGCCGGATCGGGTGGCCAGTTCGGTGCCAACAGCGCCACCGCCGGCGTCTATGCCGCCTGCGTCAAGCTACGCGGGGTCGTGGCCGAGCGATTGGGGCTCGATGCCGCGGTTGCCGACTTCGCCGATGGGCAGGTCAGCGTGGGCGGGCGGCGCATCGCGCTCGGCGAAGCTGCAAGGAGTGGTGAGATCGTCGTCGAGGACAAGATCGAGTTCGGGGATCTCGACAAGAAGGTCCAGCAGTCGACCTTTGGTGCCCATTTCGTCGAGGCCGCGGTCAATAGCTACACAGGGCAAATCCTGGTGCGGCGCATGCTGTGCGTGTGCGCGGCAGGGCGGATCCTCAATCCCAAGTCCGCACGCAGTCAGATGATCGGGGCGATGACGATGGGCGTCGGTGGAGCGCTGATGGAGGAGCTGGCGGTCGACAAGCGTTTCGGCTTCTTCGTCAATCACGACCTGGCCGGTTACGAGGTGCCCGTCCATGCCGACATCCCCCATCAGGAGGTCATCTTCCTCGAAGAGGTCGACCCGACCTCGTCGCCGATGAAGGCAAAAGGGGTGGGTGAGCTAGGGCTGTGCGGCATCGCTGCTGCGGTCGCGAACGCGGTCTACAATGCGACCGGGGTTCGAGTCAGAAACTACCCGGTCACGTTGGACAAGTTCCTCGACAAGCTCCCTATGCCCACGGTGGCGTAG
- a CDS encoding ketopantoate reductase family protein: MTADRKPRVLIVGAGSMGLMTGYHLSLANAEISFLIRPHRRAELDREQILYSYADGALKRFGGYSLLTDPAEMADREYDFIVVTLDGTALRSEVGTRLVETLGEAARHTAAGIVLGSVGLGLRPWFLRVSGLPEDRVANGVLGTLSYSTKAVQLPLHAPTDANLLSKADMGYAQRDEYGFTVDDSAPEVATGFARLHDASGVSACAIKPAAKFSAEIAPVFAFFAGFELMGWPAAARVRDYPELWALTVRAVKEIQGLGIHGEAGRQAQAATTEDGLADALAVWEQDMLPLDFQGFNRFHHGGKVSLQDRQILRDCIVAGEAEGKAMDAVRKIVHRLEQAPAEADASRR, translated from the coding sequence ATGACCGCTGATCGGAAGCCCCGCGTCCTGATCGTCGGCGCGGGATCAATGGGCCTGATGACAGGCTATCATCTCAGTCTGGCAAACGCCGAGATTTCCTTTCTCATACGCCCGCATCGCCGTGCGGAGCTGGATCGCGAACAGATCCTCTATTCCTACGCGGACGGCGCGCTCAAGCGCTTTGGAGGGTACAGCCTCCTGACCGATCCTGCAGAGATGGCCGATCGGGAGTACGACTTCATCGTCGTCACGCTCGACGGCACTGCGTTGCGGAGCGAGGTCGGTACGCGTCTGGTCGAAACGCTGGGCGAAGCCGCGCGCCATACGGCAGCGGGGATCGTCCTTGGATCGGTCGGGCTCGGCCTTCGTCCCTGGTTCCTCCGGGTTTCCGGATTGCCCGAGGACAGGGTCGCGAACGGCGTTCTTGGCACGCTCAGCTATTCGACCAAGGCGGTGCAACTGCCGCTGCACGCCCCGACGGACGCGAACCTGCTTTCGAAGGCCGATATGGGCTACGCTCAGCGCGACGAATATGGCTTTACCGTCGACGACAGCGCACCTGAGGTCGCGACCGGCTTCGCGAGGCTCCACGATGCGTCCGGCGTATCGGCCTGCGCCATCAAGCCTGCGGCGAAGTTTAGTGCAGAGATCGCGCCGGTATTCGCCTTCTTCGCTGGCTTCGAGCTGATGGGGTGGCCAGCGGCAGCGCGGGTCCGTGACTATCCGGAACTGTGGGCACTGACCGTAAGAGCGGTGAAGGAGATTCAGGGACTTGGCATCCACGGCGAGGCCGGACGACAGGCACAGGCCGCTACAACTGAGGACGGGCTGGCGGACGCGCTGGCAGTGTGGGAGCAGGACATGCTGCCGCTTGATTTCCAAGGCTTCAACCGCTTCCATCACGGCGGCAAGGTCAGCCTGCAGGACCGACAAATCCTACGCGACTGTATCGTGGCCGGTGAGGCTGAGGGCAAAGCAATGGATGCCGTTCGGAAGATTGTTCATCGGCTCGAACAGGCACCCGCTGAGGCAGATGCGAGCCGTCGCTGA
- the paoA gene encoding aldehyde dehydrogenase iron-sulfur subunit PaoA: MIERSGIQATRRGVLVGGSASVALTTLPLGSAEAAPAVEPPKMKVSLQVNGKQATLELDTRTTLLDALREHMHLTGSKKGCDHGQCGACTVMVNGKRINSCLSLAVMHEGDKVTTIEGLGMPGNLHPMQAAFVKHDGFQCGYCTPGQICSAVAVLDEIEAGVPSHASASLTARPQASNAEMRERMSGNICRCGAYSNILEAMHEVAGTDVAGARA; this comes from the coding sequence ATGATTGAACGTTCTGGCATTCAAGCAACGCGCCGCGGCGTTCTGGTAGGTGGATCGGCGAGTGTTGCGTTGACGACGCTACCTCTTGGTTCCGCCGAGGCAGCCCCGGCCGTTGAACCACCAAAGATGAAGGTATCCCTGCAGGTAAACGGCAAGCAGGCGACGCTCGAGCTCGACACGCGCACGACGCTGCTCGACGCCTTGCGCGAGCATATGCATCTGACCGGGTCCAAGAAGGGTTGCGATCATGGGCAGTGCGGTGCCTGCACGGTGATGGTCAACGGCAAGCGCATCAATTCCTGCCTTAGCCTCGCCGTCATGCACGAGGGCGACAAAGTGACCACGATCGAAGGGCTTGGAATGCCCGGCAACCTGCATCCGATGCAGGCTGCCTTCGTCAAGCATGACGGCTTCCAATGCGGATACTGCACGCCAGGCCAGATCTGCTCGGCGGTTGCGGTGCTCGATGAAATCGAGGCCGGCGTTCCTAGCCATGCCAGTGCGAGCCTTACCGCGCGGCCGCAGGCCAGCAATGCCGAGATGCGCGAGCGAATGAGCGGCAACATCTGCCGCTGCGGAGCCTACTCTAACATCTTGGAGGCCATGCACGAAGTGGCCGGCACCGACGTGGCAGGAGCACGCGCATGA